A window of Streptomyces sp. NBC_01241 genomic DNA:
GTGGAGCGGAACCAGGAGTTGAGGGCTGTGGCCGTGGCCAGAACGTCGGCGGGAGTGGGGCCGGAGAGGATGGCGCGGCCGGCACGGGTGTTGGCGTCCTGGAAGGAGGTCATGTCCGCGCCCGGGGCCAGTTTCAGTTCGGCGTCGACGACGCCGGGCTGGGCACGGATCTCGTCGAGGGAGGGCAGGGAGAGGATGCGCCCCTCGGGAGCGAGGAGGTTGAGCCAGCCGTAGCAGAGGTGGTCATCGGCCGGTTCGGCGCGTTCCGGGGAGGGGGCGTCCAGGGCGGCGGCGGCCCACTCGCGGTGGAGATCGACGCCGGTGGCGAGGAGGACGGTGCGGTCGATGCGAGCGCCCGCGACGCGGCCGCCGCACTCACTGAAGACCAGTTCGCCGTTCGGCTGCTCGAAGGCCTCCAGATGGAACACCCCCGAGGTGAGCCCCAGAGCCGGGATCAAGCGCCCGAGGAGGGGCCGTGCGGTGGCGTAGCACGCGGCGTGGTCGGCTTCCCGCAGGGTGACCGAGCCGTTCAGTGCGCCGTCCTGGACCTGGATCGTGTTGGCGAAGTAGCGGGAGATGCACAGCTGCGTGAGTTCGCCGTTGCGTACGACGCCGTCGAGGTGCAGTTCGGTGCCCGGGACGAACTCCTCGCAGAGCCAGGGGCCGGAGCTGTGGCTCGCGGTCCAGGTGGAGAGGCCGGTGGGGGAACGCAGCACGCGGGTGTCGCGTGCGCCCGCACCGTCCGGGGGCTTGACCACGACGG
This region includes:
- a CDS encoding ATP-grasp domain-containing protein — protein: MTDRVLLIGGKPDGSVEALAAHGARITCVARPKHARSLRRHGTVEQVVAVGDPADVEEVLLGLAREGIRLDEFDVVTSGLENGLVAAAALGACTGARALPLETAVLVRDKHAQKTALRKAGIPVARSAAFDEPDELAAAVAEVGGVPVVVKPPDGAGARDTRVLRSPTGLSTWTASHSSGPWLCEEFVPGTELHLDGVVRNGELTQLCISRYFANTIQVQDGALNGSVTLREADHAACYATARPLLGRLIPALGLTSGVFHLEAFEQPNGELVFSECGGRVAGARIDRTVLLATGVDLHREWAAAALDAPSPERAEPADDHLCYGWLNLLAPEGRILSLPSLDEIRAQPGVVDAELKLAPGADMTSFQDANTRAGRAILSGPTPADVLATATALNSWFRSTARTTP